ATGGCCGTCGTGGCCATCGCGAACGGCACCGGTGGCGCCGAGGTGACGACGAAGCCGATCTTCGACTCGGCCAGCTTCTCGGCCCCCCTCGTCGCCACCGCCCTGTCGATCGCCGTCCTGTCGTTCCTCGGCTTCGACGGCATCGCCACCCTGTCGGAGGAGAGCAAGGGCGGTCACCGCTCCGCAGGCATCGCCATGATCGGCGGGCTGTTCCTCGTCGCCTTCTTCTTCGTCTCGCAGACCTGGCTCGCCGGCATGCTCATCCCGAACACGACCTCCTTCCCGGAGGACGAGGCGGGCAACGCCTTCTTCGACATCGTCGGGCGCATCAGCGGAAACGGCTGGCAGATCGCCTTCCTCGCGATGAACGCCCTCGCCGTCGGCATCGCGAACGCCGTCGCCGCCCAGAGCGCCACGTCGCGCCTGCTGTTCTCGATGAGCCGTGACGGCCAGCTGCCGCGCTTCCTCGCGTACATCAACCCCCGCAGCAAGGTGCCCGAGCGCGCCATCCTGCTCGTCGCCGGCATCACCCTCGTGCTCGGCCTCTTCTTCGTCGGCCAGATCGGGCTCATCAGCTCGCTCGTCAACTTCGGCGCGCTGACGGCGTTCCTGCTGCTGCACGTCTCGGTCGTCACCTACTACGGCGTGCGCCGCCGCTCGGGCAACGTGCTGCTGCACTGGGTCGGCCCCGTCATCGGCTTCGCCATCATCGGCTTCGTCCTCTGGAACGCCGAGCCCGCGGCGAAGATCGGCGGCCTCGTCTGGCTCGCCATCGGTGTCCTCGTGCTGGCGTACTACAGCCGCAAGGGGATCGGCATCCTCCCTGAACACCGCGCCGACAGCGCAACGGAGCTCGGCGACGTCACCACGAGCGAGGATGCCGGTCAGCCCGGTCCCGCAGCCACCGCGCGGCAGCGTGCCGCGTCGCACTCCACCGACCCGTCGACGACCGAGGGACGCCCATGACCACCACGCACCTCATCACCAAGGACCACGCCCACGCGGGCTACTCGGCCGACCACGAGCCGGTGCTCACCGTCGAGCCCGGCACCGGCGAGCGCATCACCTTCGAGACCGACGACGCGGCCTACGCGCAGATGGAGGAGCACCGCGACCTCGCCCGGGTGACGGCCACCATCAACCCGGTGACCGGGCCCGTCCACGTCGAGGGGGCCGAGCCCGGCGACGCGCTCGCCGTGACGATCCACGACATCGAGATGGCCGAGCACGGCTGGTCGGTCTACATCCCCGGAGCCGGTGCCCTGACCCGCCCGATGGGCGAGGAGTGGTACGTGCGCCGCGTCCCCGTGCGCGACGGCCGGGTGACGCTCACCGACCGGTTCGACTGCGAGGTCGCACCGATGATCGGCTGCATCGGCGTCGCGCCGGCCCGGGGCGAGATGTCGACGGTCATGCCGTCGTACCCGACGGGCGGCAACATGGACCTCACCGACGCCCGCCCCGGCTCCACCGTCTACCTGCCCGTCGAGGTCGCCGGTGCCCGCCTGGCCATCGGGGACCTGCACGCCGTGATGGCCCGGGGCGAGAGCTCGTTCGTCGCCATCGAGATCGCCGGCCGGGCCACGGTGAGCGTCGACCTCGTCAAGGGCATGGGCCTGCGGGCGCCCCGCGTCGACACCGGCGACGAGCTCGTCTGCGTCGGTCTCGGTGACCCGGTGCAGGACTCCATCGACCGAGCCTACGAGGACCTCTTCGCCGCGCTCACCGACGAGCACGGCTACAGCCGGCACGACGCGTACACCGTGATGAGCGCCGTGGCCCACACCGAGCTCGGCGGTCCGACCGGGTCGGTGGCACCCGACCCGCTGCACCCGTTCCGGGCCGTCGGTCAGGTCACGCTCGCCCGCATCGCCAAGCGGTACCTCTCCTAGTCCGTGTCGTCGACACCCCCGTCGGGGGCACCCGCGGGGGCACCCTCGCTGCCGAAGCTCGCGTAGTACGCGGCGGCGAGGTCATCGTCTCCGTGCCCCAGGGCGGCCGCCCGACCGAGACGGTCGGCGGCCGCCCGGGCCACGTCGAGCCGGACCCCGGCGTCGTCACCGGCGCCGACGATGAGCCGCGCGTCCTTCTCGGCGGTGGTCACCGCGAACTGGGCGGGTGACAGGCCACCCTCACGGATGAGGCCGGTCTTGGCCCGCAGGTAGCCCATGTCGAGCGGTCCGCCCTCGATGGCGGCGAGGAAGTCGTCGGGGTCGACGCCGAGGCCCTGCGCCAGCGCCAGCGTCTCGCCCGCGGCGGCCGTGACCGCGATGACCCAGCTGTTGGCCACGAGCTTGAGGCGCGTCGCGGCCCCGGGCGTCTCGCCCGTCCACGTCGTGCGCGAGCCGACCGCGTCGAAGACGGCGGCGGCGCGGTCGCGGCCCTCCTGCGGCCCCGCCGCGAGCACGACGAGCTCGCCGGCCTCGGCCGGGCCCCGGGTGCCGAGCACGGGGGAGTCGACGAGCACGAGGCCGCGCTCGCGAGCCAGCGACGCGAGGTCGTCGAGGTCGTCCAGCCCCACCGTCGTCGCCTGCAGCCAGACCGCACCCCGCTCGACCCCGGCGACCGCGGACGCCATGACCTGGCGCACCGCCTCGCCGTCGTGGAGCATCGTGACGACGGCCTGAGCCCCCCGCACGGCCTCCTCAGCTGAGTCGGCGACCGTCACGCCGTCGTTCGCGAGCGGCTCCGCCTTGTCCCTGCTGCGGTTCCACGCCCGCACGTCGTGGCCCGCCGAGGCGAGGTTGCGCGCCATGGCGGCGCCCATGATGCCGGTGCCGAGCACGGCGACCGTGAGGTGGTTCGTCATGACAGCGGACGTACCCGCCACCCGCGGTGCGCGAGCACCGACGTCGC
This is a stretch of genomic DNA from Terracoccus luteus. It encodes these proteins:
- a CDS encoding NAD(P)-dependent oxidoreductase, translating into MTNHLTVAVLGTGIMGAAMARNLASAGHDVRAWNRSRDKAEPLANDGVTVADSAEEAVRGAQAVVTMLHDGEAVRQVMASAVAGVERGAVWLQATTVGLDDLDDLASLARERGLVLVDSPVLGTRGPAEAGELVVLAAGPQEGRDRAAAVFDAVGSRTTWTGETPGAATRLKLVANSWVIAVTAAAGETLALAQGLGVDPDDFLAAIEGGPLDMGYLRAKTGLIREGGLSPAQFAVTTAEKDARLIVGAGDDAGVRLDVARAAADRLGRAAALGHGDDDLAAAYYASFGSEGAPAGAPDGGVDDTD
- a CDS encoding APC family permease, translating into MSTTDRHAPGAGDLAQFGYKQELSRGLSTTDLLIYGLVFMVPIAPWAIYGTVYNEAKGMVPLVYLIGLVAMVFTALSYAQMSRAFPIAGSVYSYVGRGIHPKLGFIAGWTILLDYLLVPTLLYVFAAESMSGIFPSVPKWAWILLFLVVNTAVNYIGISFTAVVNRLFLTAEVLFIVIFVVMAVVAIANGTGGAEVTTKPIFDSASFSAPLVATALSIAVLSFLGFDGIATLSEESKGGHRSAGIAMIGGLFLVAFFFVSQTWLAGMLIPNTTSFPEDEAGNAFFDIVGRISGNGWQIAFLAMNALAVGIANAVAAQSATSRLLFSMSRDGQLPRFLAYINPRSKVPERAILLVAGITLVLGLFFVGQIGLISSLVNFGALTAFLLLHVSVVTYYGVRRRSGNVLLHWVGPVIGFAIIGFVLWNAEPAAKIGGLVWLAIGVLVLAYYSRKGIGILPEHRADSATELGDVTTSEDAGQPGPAATARQRAASHSTDPSTTEGRP
- a CDS encoding acetamidase/formamidase family protein, with translation MTTTHLITKDHAHAGYSADHEPVLTVEPGTGERITFETDDAAYAQMEEHRDLARVTATINPVTGPVHVEGAEPGDALAVTIHDIEMAEHGWSVYIPGAGALTRPMGEEWYVRRVPVRDGRVTLTDRFDCEVAPMIGCIGVAPARGEMSTVMPSYPTGGNMDLTDARPGSTVYLPVEVAGARLAIGDLHAVMARGESSFVAIEIAGRATVSVDLVKGMGLRAPRVDTGDELVCVGLGDPVQDSIDRAYEDLFAALTDEHGYSRHDAYTVMSAVAHTELGGPTGSVAPDPLHPFRAVGQVTLARIAKRYLS